GAACCCGAACCCAACCCAACCAGACCCGAACCCAGAACCCCGAACCCGAACCCTAACCCAACCCTAACCCGAACCCAACCCGAACCCTAAcccaaccctaaccctaaccctaaccctaacccctaaccctaacccctaacccctaaccctaaccctaaccctaaccctaaccctaaccctaaccctaaccctaaccctaaccctaaccctaaccctaaccctaaccctaaaccctaaccctaaccctaacccttctTACAGAAAAGAAACTGCAACTCAACTCCACATACATGACAGCctcaaaagaataaaataataacagctaCTATGGGCATACTGTCCCTGCGATATAAGACAGACTGCTAGAATAGCTTTGGTTCATTTCCCTATATCCTGTCAAAAAAGAACTGACCTCCGCTGCCCATCCAAAAGGGACCTGCTGAGAGGACCACAACCTGGGGGAGACCATCCCACTGCCCCACGGTCGATCTGAGCAGCACCTCTGGAGAAAGGTTTGGTGATTTCTTGGTGCTACCTGCAATGAGTAAAGCACAACAAGATACATGAAATGACCATACGGTTAATACTCACCTAGTTAGGCCTCATTCTCATCCTACTCTccttctcaaacctgaaaatGGAACACTCCATGACGGAGTATACCATTATTACCCTCAGTCAGAGAAACCTCCCCAacccaaacaggaagttgaatTACCCAGATCGTTTGGGGCGGGGACAACCATGTGGTCTCTCTCATATAGATGTGTGAGCCCTCACGCCACTTCCCTTAGTTCCCTCTGATGAAGCAGCATGCACTGCGAAACGTTAGGGAGTCTTAGATCATATTGAGTAAACTGCTCTCctatttaagtttttttaaaaagttttttaattctttttttaacttttttatctAAATAAAAGTGAGTTTTTAACACGCCGTCTTATGGAGGTTTTTAACCTTTAGTTACCTTTCACACTGAGTGGATTTTTATTCAACCACATTGTGGATTATGCGTTTAACCTTGGATTGGACATTTACCTGAGGACATTGAAACCCCCTTATGCCTCTGGGAGCGTTTTTTTCTGCTCCAGAAACCAGATGGACAGGAACGGGACCTGGAAGCACACCGACAGCCGGACAATGAGCCACAGGGAAGTGAGGCCTACAGACCTGAGGCCTAAGAAGCAGAGACTCCACGTCACCAGGCCCAGGACAAACCACATGGCGCAATCCTTCCACAACAAGGCTAAAGGTAGGACCTCCAATATGGACGGTGGGGCTCACTATGGGGAGACTGTTGCTCAATGTGACCTAGGCCACAGAGAGGAAAATCCAGAGGGCTCACACAATAACACTTACACCCACAACTCCTTACCTGAGGAGAGAGGTAGAGTTAAAAGACAAACTAAGATAAAACAGGTGCTAGATCCTAATACAAGAGACCTGgctaaaaagtattttaaactCATCCAAGCCATTCATCATAAAAACATTACTGACCGGGCCATATCTACCGGCACTCCTCCCGCAGGCATGATGAGGCAGGTCAGAAAGCTGTCCGGGTTCATCAAACCAGCAAGTCCTACAGAGGaagttaaaaacaaaatcaccacTAACACCAACAAGTGGATGGAGGAAAACCTGGTTATTTTACGGGATCACTACGCTAACATCATTTCTCAATATAGCCcaataaatagaaacaataTTGCACTTCAAGTGGCAGTAAACTGGGCTGAAAAACGGTACAGGGGCAGGCTTGCTCCCACTACAGCCACGACAGTTGAGCGGGTACTGgccgcagcagcaacagcagtgcAGAACCCAGATCCTCATTacactcctccttctgtcttaTTGTCAAACCAGCCTTTGCTTTCCAACAGAGATTCAGAAGAGGAACCACCAACAGTCTCCAAGCCACTGGACGTAAAGAGCAGGGAGCAATTTCCACCGCTACCCAGGCCCAGTAGGAATTTACAAACTCTCTGTCTGGGCAATAGGcccactctgcagcagcaggtgatggcaGCTCCACAAACTCAAATCCAGAACCAGCCACAAGCTGAATCAGCCACCACAAGCACGGACACACGGTCTAACCAGACCCACTATGTGCTGCAACAAACCTCCAAACTGACCAGGAGGAATTTCAAGTCTCATAATAGCTCAGCTTTAAAGACTCTCTCCCCTTTAAAGGTGCTGGAGTCTGCTCCCTGCTCTCGACTTCCTCCTCGCCatcaccgtcctcctccacttgctgcctcctccccttcgCCTGTCACCAACCTTTCTCCACAGGGCCCTGATCAGGACCAGTTTTCAATATCCCAGCTGACCCTTCACTTTTCATTAG
This Betta splendens chromosome 14, fBetSpl5.4, whole genome shotgun sequence DNA region includes the following protein-coding sequences:
- the LOC129605104 gene encoding uncharacterized protein LOC129605104 encodes the protein MDRNGTWKHTDSRTMSHREVRPTDLRPKKQRLHVTRPRTNHMAQSFHNKAKGRTSNMDGGAHYGETVAQCDLGHREENPEGSHNNTYTHNSLPEERGRVKRQTKIKQVLDPNTRDLAKKYFKLIQAIHHKNITDRAISTGTPPAGMMRQVRKLSGFIKPASPTEEVKNKITTNTNKWMEENLVILRDHYANIISQYSPINRNNIALQVAVNWAEKRYRGRLAPTTATTVERVLAAAATAVQNPDPHYTPPSVLLSNQPLLSNRDSEEEPPTVSKPLDVKSREQFPPLPRPSRNLQTLCLGNRPTLQQQVMAAPQTQIQNQPQAESATTSTDTRSNQTHYVLQQTSKLTRRNFKSHNSSALKTLSPLKVLESAPCSRLPPRHHRPPPLAASSPSPVTNLSPQGPDQDQFSISQLTLHFSLDSPPAPSVINDPSFTEQTPYHPIKSSVCDPGGEIYQPQATNRKQGLQNPTGPVQNQSR